A genomic region of Kribbella sp. NBC_00382 contains the following coding sequences:
- a CDS encoding PH domain-containing protein, with translation MTPKALWTFHPWAIAVMAGVMGLSIVAVFGVIWIRLSADARDTFTLFQRLTLLAFFGTVLYLLYRMATVRVTAYEDSLRVRNVFRTYRYQWNDVKALRFRAGDPWLQLFDTEGNRLGILAVQASEGARAGRAAKELAAVARSHGAG, from the coding sequence ATGACCCCGAAGGCGTTGTGGACGTTCCACCCGTGGGCGATCGCGGTGATGGCCGGCGTGATGGGACTGTCGATCGTCGCCGTCTTCGGGGTGATCTGGATCCGGCTGTCGGCCGACGCGCGCGACACCTTCACCCTGTTCCAGCGGCTGACACTGCTGGCGTTCTTCGGCACGGTCCTGTACCTGCTGTACCGGATGGCGACCGTCCGCGTCACGGCGTACGAGGACAGCCTGCGCGTCCGCAACGTCTTCCGTACCTACCGCTATCAGTGGAACGACGTGAAGGCGTTGCGTTTCCGCGCCGGCGATCCCTGGCTCCAGCTCTTCGATACCGAAGGCAACCGCCTCGGCATCCTCGCGGTCCAAGCCTCGGAGGGTGCGCGAGCGGGCCGAGCCGCCAAGGAGCTGGCAGCCGTCGCCCGCTCGCACGGCGCCGGTTAG
- a CDS encoding TIGR03084 family metal-binding protein, producing the protein MAKLLNYGLDVSWSEPDLVLPDLIAEGDDLDALVSAQPDWTKPTPAPGWTIAHQIAHLAAADANALIALQTPDAFDAVLKQTEAAGPQHADLEAAAGAAQPRSALLHQWRTGRADLGAALREVPPDHEFPWYGAQLTPALMAPLRLMETWAHGQDIYDTLDAVHPPTTRLKHVDSLGVIGRELSFYAAQLPLPPDPFRVELTAPDGQTWTWGPESAAQRIQRTALDFCLRATHRRSRPETTLTAIGEDANKWLEIARVFL; encoded by the coding sequence GTGGCCAAATTGCTGAACTACGGCCTGGACGTGTCCTGGTCCGAGCCCGACCTCGTACTGCCCGACCTGATCGCCGAAGGCGACGACCTAGACGCCCTCGTATCAGCCCAACCCGACTGGACCAAGCCCACACCGGCGCCCGGCTGGACCATCGCCCACCAGATCGCCCACCTAGCCGCAGCCGACGCAAACGCACTCATCGCCCTGCAAACCCCAGACGCATTCGACGCCGTCCTAAAGCAAACAGAAGCTGCAGGCCCCCAACACGCCGACCTCGAAGCCGCCGCCGGAGCCGCCCAACCGCGATCAGCCCTCCTCCACCAATGGCGCACCGGCCGAGCCGACCTGGGGGCAGCCCTCCGCGAAGTACCGCCGGACCATGAGTTCCCCTGGTACGGGGCACAGCTGACCCCAGCCTTGATGGCCCCCCTCCGCCTGATGGAAACCTGGGCCCACGGCCAGGACATCTACGACACCCTCGACGCAGTCCACCCTCCGACGACCCGCCTCAAGCACGTCGACTCTCTGGGAGTAATCGGACGGGAGTTGTCGTTCTACGCTGCCCAGCTACCTCTCCCGCCAGACCCATTCCGCGTAGAACTAACCGCCCCCGACGGCCAAACCTGGACCTGGGGCCCAGAATCCGCGGCCCAACGCATCCAACGCACAGCCCTCGACTTCTGCCTCCGAGCCACCCACCGCAGATCCCGCCCCGAAACCACCCTCACCGCCATCGGCGAAGACGCCAACAAGTGGCTAGAGATAGCCCGCGTCTTCCTCTGA
- a CDS encoding HNH endonuclease signature motif containing protein — MEISQLRPAYLQSDSEVLVTLDTVEAALNTLGSYRLELLGEVESRGLAKELDARNTIELLELRHRRDPANTRSDLKFLKNLPNYQAVTAALAVVVAGEDPTGLTPDHAKVIVTTLEKAPSTVPAETLRVAEEQMIEAARHITPSGLRDFGRQVLDRLDTDGPEPAEEEAYRNEKLWIRPVDHGVKFGGYLAGANAELFKTAIHDLAKPHRTVDGELDPRSHEKRQADALTTILDIATGADPTTGVPGVPHLTVTIDFTDLKALTSAAVGELVFGDNISASAVRLLACDAAVLPIVLGTDSQPLDVGMEYRFVTRYIRRALNRRDKGCVICKAPPSHCHAHHVVHWIDGGPTSIQNLVLLCGAHHRAVHAGHWSVTVTAGVVRITRPDWTIPTPANPNPWLTQLPLNTTNLNTTDPRAAHAPSASAKAWMATASSTGSAPARSAGSTTPHPDRPRSPHTATAFSPAAASVMSPAAAGLSWLTPEYAASLNPWGESGTPSAGP, encoded by the coding sequence ATGGAGATCTCGCAGCTACGACCCGCGTACCTCCAGAGCGACAGTGAAGTACTGGTCACTCTGGACACGGTCGAGGCTGCCCTGAACACTCTTGGCTCCTACCGTCTCGAACTCCTCGGCGAGGTCGAGTCCCGCGGCCTGGCCAAGGAACTCGACGCCCGCAACACCATCGAACTCCTCGAACTACGCCACCGCCGCGACCCCGCCAACACCCGCAGTGACCTCAAATTCCTCAAGAACCTCCCCAACTACCAGGCCGTCACCGCAGCCCTCGCTGTGGTCGTGGCCGGCGAAGACCCGACCGGCCTCACTCCGGACCACGCGAAAGTCATCGTCACCACCCTGGAGAAAGCACCCTCGACCGTGCCCGCCGAGACACTGCGGGTCGCCGAAGAACAGATGATCGAAGCCGCCCGCCACATCACGCCCAGTGGTTTGCGGGATTTCGGCCGTCAGGTCCTGGACCGCCTGGACACCGACGGCCCGGAACCGGCTGAGGAAGAGGCGTACCGCAACGAGAAGCTGTGGATCCGTCCCGTCGACCACGGCGTGAAGTTCGGTGGCTACCTGGCCGGCGCCAACGCCGAACTGTTCAAGACCGCGATCCACGACCTGGCCAAACCCCACCGCACCGTCGACGGCGAACTCGACCCGCGCTCCCACGAAAAGCGTCAGGCCGACGCGTTAACCACAATCCTGGACATCGCCACCGGCGCCGACCCCACCACTGGCGTCCCCGGCGTGCCGCATCTGACCGTCACCATCGACTTCACCGACCTGAAGGCACTGACCTCGGCCGCCGTCGGTGAACTCGTCTTCGGTGACAACATTTCCGCCTCCGCCGTGCGGCTGCTCGCCTGCGACGCAGCGGTGTTGCCGATCGTTCTCGGTACTGATTCTCAGCCGTTGGATGTGGGGATGGAGTACCGGTTCGTCACCCGCTACATCCGCCGTGCCTTGAATCGCCGCGACAAAGGCTGCGTCATCTGCAAAGCGCCCCCGTCGCATTGCCACGCCCATCATGTTGTGCATTGGATCGACGGCGGCCCGACCTCGATCCAGAACCTGGTGTTGCTGTGCGGCGCCCACCACCGCGCCGTCCACGCCGGCCACTGGTCGGTCACCGTCACCGCAGGCGTCGTCCGCATCACCCGCCCCGACTGGACCATCCCGACCCCCGCCAACCCCAACCCGTGGCTAACCCAGCTCCCCCTGAACACCACGAACCTCAACACCACCGATCCCCGCGCCGCCCACGCCCCCTCCGCCAGTGCCAAGGCATGGATGGCCACCGCCTCGTCCACAGGATCAGCACCAGCCCGGTCTGCCGGCAGCACTACGCCTCACCCCGACCGCCCACGCTCGCCCCACACCGCGACGGCCTTCTCCCCAGCCGCCGCTTCGGTGATGTCCCCGGCAGCCGCGGGCCTGTCCTGGCTAACCCCCGAATACGCCGCCAGCCTCAACCCCTGGGGCGAATCCGGCACCCCCTCCGCCGGCCCGTAG
- a CDS encoding riboflavin synthase, with product MFTGIIEELGTVEALDLLDGDAARLTIRGPKVTEDAGHGDSISVNGCCLTVIEHGDGTFTADVMRETLQRTSLGGAEKGSRVNLERAVTAHARLGGHIVQGHVDGTGTIAGREPAEHWEVVRISAGPEILRYVAEKGSIAVDGVSLTVTDVDDSTGTFGISLIPTTLELTVLGTNKIGDTVNLEVDVIAKYVERLLTAGTTGRATAPQSAAELAGGKE from the coding sequence ATGTTCACCGGCATCATCGAAGAGCTCGGTACGGTCGAAGCCCTCGACCTGCTGGACGGCGACGCCGCCCGGCTGACCATCCGTGGGCCCAAGGTGACCGAGGACGCCGGCCACGGCGACTCGATCTCGGTGAACGGCTGTTGCCTCACGGTGATCGAGCACGGCGACGGCACCTTCACGGCCGACGTGATGCGCGAGACCCTGCAGCGCACCAGCCTCGGCGGCGCCGAGAAGGGCTCCCGGGTCAACCTCGAACGCGCGGTCACCGCCCACGCCAGGCTCGGCGGGCACATCGTCCAGGGCCACGTCGACGGCACCGGTACGATCGCCGGCCGCGAGCCCGCGGAGCACTGGGAGGTCGTCCGGATCTCGGCTGGGCCAGAGATTCTCCGGTACGTCGCGGAGAAGGGCTCGATCGCCGTCGACGGTGTCTCCCTCACCGTCACCGATGTGGACGACAGCACCGGAACGTTCGGGATCAGCCTGATCCCCACCACCCTCGAGCTGACCGTGCTCGGGACGAACAAGATCGGCGACACCGTCAACCTCGAGGTCGACGTGATCGCCAAGTATGTCGAGCGCCTGCTCACCGCAGGCACCACCGGCCGCGCCACGGCACCGCAGTCGGCGGCTGAGCTTGCTGGAGGCAAGGAATGA
- the hisG gene encoding ATP phosphoribosyltransferase, translated as MLRVAVPNKGSLSEAATSILSEAGYRQRRTTKDLSLTDPDNGVEFYYLRPRDIAVYVGEGTLDVGISGRDLVLDSHADADTILELGFGGSTFRFAGRPGVAQSVKDLQGKRIATSFAGILGDHLAENGVEASVVRLDGAVESAVQLGVADVIADVVETGTTLRQAGLEVFGDVILKSEAVLITRHGVDKPTGLEQLVRRLEGVLVARNYVMMDYDIRAEAVEAANAVAPGLESPTVSPLHREGWVAVRVMVLRADAQRIMDQLWEVGARAILTTDIHACRI; from the coding sequence ATGCTGCGCGTCGCAGTACCCAACAAAGGCTCGCTGAGCGAAGCCGCCACCTCCATCCTGTCCGAGGCGGGCTACCGGCAGCGCCGGACCACCAAGGACCTGTCGCTGACCGACCCGGACAACGGCGTCGAGTTCTACTACCTGCGCCCGCGCGACATCGCCGTGTACGTCGGTGAGGGAACCCTCGACGTCGGTATCTCCGGCCGCGACCTGGTGCTCGACTCGCACGCCGACGCCGACACCATCCTCGAACTCGGCTTCGGCGGCTCGACCTTCCGGTTCGCCGGCCGCCCGGGCGTGGCGCAGTCGGTCAAGGACCTGCAGGGCAAGCGGATCGCCACCTCGTTCGCCGGCATCCTCGGCGACCACCTGGCCGAGAACGGCGTCGAGGCGTCCGTGGTCCGGCTGGACGGCGCGGTCGAGTCCGCGGTCCAGCTCGGTGTCGCCGACGTGATCGCCGACGTCGTCGAGACCGGTACTACGCTCCGCCAGGCCGGCCTCGAGGTGTTCGGCGACGTGATCCTCAAGTCCGAGGCCGTGCTGATCACCCGGCACGGCGTCGACAAGCCGACCGGGCTGGAGCAGCTGGTACGCCGGCTGGAAGGCGTCCTGGTCGCGCGCAACTACGTGATGATGGACTACGACATCCGCGCCGAAGCCGTCGAGGCCGCCAACGCGGTCGCGCCCGGGCTCGAGTCGCCGACGGTCTCGCCGCTTCATCGGGAAGGCTGGGTCGCCGTCCGGGTGATGGTGCTCCGAGCCGACGCACAGCGGATCATGGACCAGCTCTGGGAGGTCGGGGCGCGCGCGATCCTGACCACCGACATCCACGCCTGCCGGATCTGA
- a CDS encoding bifunctional 3,4-dihydroxy-2-butanone-4-phosphate synthase/GTP cyclohydrolase II — protein MGEVLKLDTIEHAIDEIRAGRPVIVVDDEDRENEGDLIFAASKATPELLAFLIRYSSGVVCVPMEAAELDRLGIPLMTPHNRERLRTAYTISVDARDNVTTGISAADRARTIRVLADSASESYDLVQPGHIFPLRAREGGVLVRPGHTEASLDLTRLAGLRPAAVIAELVNDDGTMKRGGDLRTFADEHGLVLVSIEDLIRYRRRTESQIQRVATTTLPTQYGDFVAHGYRNTIDGTEQLALVRGELGDGPVLVRLHSECLTGDVFGSQRCDCGPQLDEAMRQVAAEGGVVVYLRGHEGRGIGLLHKLQAYELQDAGRDTVDANLDLGLPADARDYGTGAQILADLGITSVKLLTNNPAKLSGVQGYGIDVVERRGITIDPTEHNLRYLTTKRDRMGHHLPTGTDENGAV, from the coding sequence ATGGGCGAAGTACTCAAGCTGGACACGATCGAGCATGCGATCGACGAGATCCGGGCCGGACGGCCGGTGATCGTGGTCGACGACGAGGACCGCGAGAACGAGGGCGACCTGATCTTCGCGGCCTCCAAGGCGACCCCGGAGCTGCTGGCGTTCCTGATCCGGTACAGCTCCGGCGTGGTCTGCGTCCCGATGGAGGCGGCCGAGCTCGACCGGCTAGGCATCCCGTTGATGACGCCGCACAACCGTGAGCGGCTGCGCACGGCGTACACGATCTCGGTGGATGCCCGCGACAACGTCACCACCGGCATCTCGGCGGCGGACCGGGCGCGGACGATCCGGGTGCTCGCGGATTCGGCGTCCGAGTCGTACGACCTGGTACAGCCCGGCCACATCTTCCCGTTGCGGGCGCGCGAGGGCGGCGTACTGGTACGTCCCGGGCACACCGAGGCGTCGCTGGACCTCACCAGGCTGGCCGGGCTGCGGCCGGCAGCGGTGATCGCCGAGCTGGTCAACGACGACGGGACGATGAAGCGCGGGGGAGACCTGCGGACCTTCGCCGACGAGCACGGGCTGGTGCTCGTCTCGATCGAGGACCTGATCCGGTACCGGCGACGGACCGAGAGCCAGATCCAGCGGGTGGCGACCACGACGCTGCCGACGCAGTACGGCGATTTCGTTGCCCACGGCTACCGGAACACGATCGACGGTACCGAGCAACTGGCGCTGGTCCGTGGCGAGCTCGGTGACGGACCGGTGCTGGTGCGGCTGCACTCGGAGTGCCTGACGGGTGACGTGTTCGGTTCGCAGCGGTGTGACTGTGGTCCGCAGCTCGACGAGGCGATGCGCCAGGTCGCGGCCGAGGGCGGCGTGGTCGTGTACCTGCGCGGGCATGAAGGGCGGGGGATCGGGCTGCTGCACAAGCTGCAGGCGTACGAGTTGCAGGACGCCGGTCGCGACACGGTTGACGCCAACCTGGATCTCGGGTTGCCCGCGGACGCTCGCGACTACGGCACCGGCGCGCAGATTCTGGCCGATCTGGGGATCACCTCCGTCAAGCTGCTGACGAACAACCCGGCCAAGCTGTCCGGTGTGCAGGGCTACGGCATCGACGTTGTCGAGCGCCGCGGCATCACGATCGACCCGACCGAGCACAACCTGCGGTACCTGACGACCAAGCGCGACCGGATGGGCCACCACTTGCCCACCGGTACTGACGAGAACGGAGCCGTTTGA
- a CDS encoding phosphoribosyl-ATP diphosphatase, translated as MKTFDELFAELGEKALTRPEGSGTVAALDAGVHTIGKKLVEEAAESWMAAEHEGKERAAEELSQLLYHAQVMMHALGLSLDDVYRHL; from the coding sequence ATGAAGACCTTTGATGAACTCTTCGCCGAGCTGGGCGAGAAGGCGCTGACCCGACCGGAGGGCTCCGGGACCGTGGCCGCGCTGGATGCCGGCGTGCACACGATCGGCAAGAAGCTGGTCGAGGAGGCCGCCGAGTCCTGGATGGCCGCCGAGCACGAGGGCAAGGAACGGGCCGCGGAGGAGCTGAGCCAGCTGCTCTACCACGCGCAGGTGATGATGCACGCGCTCGGCCTGAGCCTCGACGACGTGTACCGACATCTGTAG
- the ribD gene encoding bifunctional diaminohydroxyphosphoribosylaminopyrimidine deaminase/5-amino-6-(5-phosphoribosylamino)uracil reductase RibD — MKNASPIDIAWMRRAVELAARGVGSTHPNPVVGCVITGRDGHPVGEGFHAYPGGPHAEVEALRMAGDRARGGTAYVTLEPCNHTGRTGPCADALIAAGVAKVVYAVPDPNKQAAGGAEKLQSKNISVVQGVLQDEAEAVNHVWLHSVRQGRPFVTWKFATTLDGRSAAKDRSSKWITGPLARADVHKKRAECDAIAVGTQTVLTDDPELTVRDEHDKPAARQPLRVVVGDREIPATAKVRNDRAETLLLPTHDPAEVLRQLDDHQIRHLWLEGGPTLAAAFLRAGLVDQIVAYVAPAVLGSGFSAIGDLGAESIDQLKRFNLADVTRLGDDVRLTLTPLGGK, encoded by the coding sequence GTGAAGAACGCTTCGCCGATCGACATCGCTTGGATGCGCCGTGCCGTCGAGCTCGCCGCGCGCGGCGTCGGCAGCACGCATCCGAACCCGGTCGTCGGTTGTGTCATCACCGGCCGGGACGGACATCCGGTCGGCGAGGGTTTCCACGCCTACCCGGGTGGCCCGCATGCCGAGGTCGAGGCGCTGCGGATGGCCGGCGACCGCGCTCGCGGCGGTACCGCGTACGTGACGCTGGAGCCGTGCAACCACACCGGCCGCACCGGTCCGTGCGCGGATGCACTCATCGCGGCCGGCGTCGCCAAAGTCGTGTACGCCGTACCGGACCCGAACAAGCAGGCCGCCGGCGGCGCCGAGAAGCTCCAGTCGAAGAACATCAGCGTCGTACAAGGCGTCCTCCAGGACGAGGCCGAGGCCGTGAACCACGTCTGGCTGCACAGCGTCCGCCAGGGCCGCCCGTTCGTCACCTGGAAGTTCGCCACAACCCTCGATGGGCGATCAGCCGCCAAGGACCGTTCGAGCAAGTGGATCACCGGCCCGCTGGCCCGCGCCGACGTGCACAAGAAGCGCGCCGAGTGCGACGCGATCGCGGTCGGCACCCAGACGGTACTGACCGACGACCCCGAACTGACCGTCCGCGACGAGCACGACAAGCCCGCCGCCCGGCAGCCGCTCCGCGTCGTCGTCGGCGACCGCGAGATCCCAGCGACGGCCAAGGTGCGCAACGACCGCGCCGAGACCCTCCTGCTCCCCACCCACGACCCCGCCGAAGTACTGCGTCAGCTCGACGACCACCAGATCAGGCACCTCTGGCTCGAAGGCGGCCCGACGCTGGCGGCCGCGTTCCTGCGGGCCGGCCTGGTCGACCAGATCGTCGCGTACGTCGCGCCCGCGGTGCTCGGCTCCGGCTTCTCAGCCATCGGCGACCTGGGCGCGGAATCGATCGACCAGCTAAAACGCTTCAACCTTGCGGACGTCACTCGCCTCGGCGACGACGTGCGGCTCACCCTGACTCCCCTGGGAGGGAAATAA
- a CDS encoding helix-turn-helix transcriptional regulator has translation MRSSRLLQILLLLQTRRQLTARELAEELEVSLRTIYRDVEALAAAGVPVYADQGRAGGYRLVDGYRTKLTGLNEGEAAALFLVGMPGPAAALGLTEQTSSAELKLLAALAPDQRDRAGRLKNRFHLDMPAWYRDAEESPYLSAVASAVMEDRRIKVLYRRWEAPREVSRTLEPYGLVLKNGTWYVVAAAPGGVRTYRVSNILQLAPTDEVFTRPAGFDLAKRWQEHLDRFETERFTGSALVRISARLVASLADLSATLLLKAIADTGAEPASDGSITVSVPIESIPNAATGLIRYGNLLEVLEPPELRAELKQLAESVAALY, from the coding sequence ATGCGCTCGAGCCGGCTTCTCCAGATCCTTCTGCTGCTGCAGACGCGGCGGCAGTTGACTGCGCGCGAGCTGGCCGAGGAGCTGGAGGTGTCGCTGCGGACGATCTACCGGGATGTGGAGGCGCTCGCGGCGGCCGGCGTACCGGTTTATGCCGATCAGGGGCGTGCGGGCGGGTATCGGCTGGTCGACGGGTATCGCACCAAGCTCACCGGGCTCAACGAGGGGGAGGCGGCTGCGCTGTTCCTGGTGGGGATGCCTGGGCCGGCGGCAGCGCTTGGGTTGACCGAGCAGACGAGCTCGGCGGAGTTGAAGTTGCTCGCAGCGCTGGCGCCGGATCAGCGGGATCGGGCTGGGCGGCTGAAGAACCGCTTCCACCTCGACATGCCTGCTTGGTACCGGGATGCGGAGGAGTCGCCGTATCTGTCCGCCGTGGCGTCGGCGGTGATGGAGGATCGGCGGATCAAGGTGCTGTATCGGCGGTGGGAGGCGCCGCGCGAGGTCTCGCGGACGCTCGAGCCGTACGGGCTGGTGCTGAAGAACGGCACTTGGTACGTCGTCGCGGCGGCGCCCGGTGGGGTGCGGACTTACCGCGTCTCCAACATCCTGCAGCTCGCTCCGACTGACGAGGTCTTCACCCGGCCTGCTGGCTTCGACCTGGCGAAGCGGTGGCAGGAGCACCTGGACCGCTTCGAGACCGAACGCTTCACCGGCTCGGCGCTGGTACGGATCTCCGCTCGCCTGGTCGCGAGCCTTGCCGATCTGTCGGCGACACTGTTGTTAAAGGCGATCGCCGATACCGGTGCGGAGCCGGCCTCCGACGGCAGCATCACCGTCTCGGTCCCGATCGAGTCCATCCCCAACGCGGCAACGGGTTTGATCCGCTACGGCAACCTTCTGGAGGTCCTGGAGCCGCCCGAGTTGCGCGCCGAACTCAAGCAGTTGGCGGAGTCGGTCGCGGCTCTCTACTGA
- the pnuC gene encoding nicotinamide riboside transporter PnuC → MNFFDWLLHSQVTIGGSPVLVREIVGNVFGLASALFGMRRLVSAWPVGIVGNVLLFTVFVGGLFDTPQDKDLWGQAGRQVFFALVSLYGWYRWYQTRHAGAAKGVQPKWATTRQRIELLGVAVVLYAIAYPVLKALGSWGPQWDAWILTGSILATYGMARGFVEFWLIWIAVDVVGVPLLVQAKFYPSATMYVVYGLFCVIGFVSWWRIQNRESAAATPEPVTVG, encoded by the coding sequence ATGAACTTCTTCGACTGGTTGCTGCACTCGCAGGTGACGATCGGCGGCTCGCCGGTCCTGGTCCGGGAGATCGTCGGCAACGTCTTCGGGCTGGCCAGCGCGCTGTTCGGCATGCGCCGACTGGTGTCGGCCTGGCCGGTGGGCATCGTCGGCAACGTCTTGCTGTTCACGGTTTTCGTCGGCGGGCTGTTCGATACCCCGCAGGACAAGGACCTCTGGGGCCAGGCCGGGCGGCAGGTGTTCTTCGCACTCGTGAGCCTCTACGGCTGGTACCGGTGGTACCAAACCCGCCACGCAGGCGCCGCGAAGGGTGTGCAGCCGAAGTGGGCGACGACCCGTCAGCGGATCGAGCTGCTGGGCGTGGCCGTCGTGCTTTACGCGATCGCCTACCCGGTACTGAAGGCGCTGGGGTCCTGGGGACCGCAGTGGGATGCGTGGATCCTGACCGGGTCGATCCTGGCGACGTACGGGATGGCGCGCGGATTCGTCGAGTTCTGGCTGATCTGGATCGCGGTCGACGTGGTCGGCGTACCGCTGCTCGTGCAGGCGAAGTTCTACCCGTCCGCGACGATGTATGTCGTCTACGGGCTCTTCTGTGTCATCGGATTCGTCTCGTGGTGGCGGATCCAGAACCGTGAGTCGGCCGCGGCCACTCCTGAGCCAGTGACGGTGGGCTGA
- the ribH gene encoding 6,7-dimethyl-8-ribityllumazine synthase codes for MSGSGAPTIEIPQAEGVRVAVIAAQWHPKVTDSLVAGAERALADSGVTDFKVIRVPGSFELPVAALHAAKAGYDAVVALGVVIRGDTPHFEYVCQAATDGLMRVAVETGVPVGFGLLTCDNDPQALDRAGLPDSREDKGYESAQAALATLVATRAL; via the coding sequence ATGTCGGGCAGTGGAGCACCCACCATCGAGATCCCGCAGGCTGAGGGAGTCCGGGTCGCGGTCATCGCGGCACAGTGGCACCCGAAGGTCACCGACTCACTGGTCGCGGGCGCGGAGCGAGCGCTCGCCGACTCGGGAGTGACCGATTTCAAGGTGATCCGGGTTCCCGGGTCGTTCGAGTTGCCGGTCGCGGCGCTGCACGCGGCGAAGGCCGGGTACGACGCTGTTGTCGCGCTCGGCGTGGTGATTCGTGGTGACACGCCACACTTCGAGTACGTCTGCCAGGCGGCGACCGATGGGCTCATGCGGGTCGCTGTCGAGACCGGCGTACCGGTCGGGTTCGGTCTGCTGACCTGCGACAACGACCCGCAGGCACTCGATCGCGCGGGCCTGCCGGACAGCCGCGAAGACAAGGGCTACGAGTCGGCTCAAGCAGCCCTCGCGACCCTCGTCGCCACCCGCGCCCTGTAG
- a CDS encoding P1 family peptidase → MRIRALGVVPGTLPTGRLNAITDVPGVLVGHTTLATGPINTGVTAIVPPGYADGAAGYAGGLPAAIAVGNGYGKLVGSTQVDELGVLETPVLLTGTLSVFRVADALVSWLLARDPDAISLNPVVGETNDGYLSDIRSRPITQEHVFAALDSASAELPAEGNVGAGTGTVALGFKAGIGTASRVVASAVAPDKNTRAIASGDGAGGVESVRATEADGAGAGGAGAGGAVGVLVQANFSGTLTVLGAPVPPPVEVPVPEGNSCVIVVATDLPLDARQLGRVARRAVFAMGRVGSDFSPGSGDYAIAFSTSKAAAMREYELKEVFQATMEAVEEALLNSLTMATTVTGYNGNTQYAVPHELISREPRPTPPTA, encoded by the coding sequence ATGAGAATCCGCGCCCTGGGCGTCGTCCCCGGCACCCTGCCAACCGGCCGCTTGAACGCGATCACCGACGTGCCCGGGGTACTGGTCGGCCACACCACCCTCGCCACCGGTCCGATCAACACCGGGGTCACCGCGATCGTTCCGCCGGGGTATGCCGATGGGGCGGCCGGGTACGCCGGTGGGCTGCCGGCGGCGATTGCCGTCGGCAACGGGTACGGGAAGTTGGTCGGGTCGACGCAGGTGGATGAGCTTGGCGTGCTGGAGACGCCGGTGCTGCTGACCGGGACGCTGTCGGTGTTTCGGGTGGCTGACGCGCTGGTCAGCTGGTTGCTTGCCCGGGATCCGGATGCCATCAGTCTGAATCCCGTCGTCGGCGAGACCAACGACGGCTATCTGTCGGACATCCGGTCCCGTCCGATCACCCAGGAACACGTCTTCGCAGCACTCGACTCCGCCTCCGCGGAGCTGCCGGCGGAGGGCAATGTGGGGGCAGGCACCGGCACGGTGGCGCTCGGCTTCAAGGCCGGCATCGGCACAGCCTCCCGCGTGGTGGCATCAGCCGTCGCCCCCGACAAGAACACCCGCGCCATCGCCTCCGGCGACGGCGCGGGTGGGGTGGAGAGCGTCCGAGCCACCGAGGCGGACGGTGCGGGTGCGGGTGGCGCGGGTGCGGGTGGTGCGGTTGGGGTGCTGGTGCAGGCGAACTTCTCGGGGACTCTGACTGTGCTGGGGGCTCCGGTTCCGCCGCCGGTGGAGGTGCCTGTGCCGGAGGGGAATTCTTGTGTGATCGTCGTCGCCACCGACCTGCCGCTCGACGCTCGGCAGCTGGGTCGGGTTGCGCGCAGGGCTGTGTTTGCGATGGGGCGGGTTGGGTCGGACTTCTCGCCGGGGAGTGGGGATTATGCGATCGCGTTCAGTACCAGCAAGGCGGCGGCGATGCGGGAGTACGAGTTGAAGGAGGTGTTCCAGGCGACGATGGAGGCGGTGGAGGAGGCTCTACTCAACTCGCTCACGATGGCGACCACCGTGACCGGCTACAACGGCAACACGCAGTACGCCGTACCGCATGAGCTGATCAGTAGAGAGCCGCGACCGACTCCGCCAACTGCTTGA